Sequence from the Macadamia integrifolia cultivar HAES 741 unplaced genomic scaffold, SCU_Mint_v3 scaffold170, whole genome shotgun sequence genome:
AAATTAGCTTCCATATCGCTGTCCTCATCATCCCGCCCAGCGAATTTATCAGGATTGTACCTGCAATAGATCATATGTCATTGCCAGATTTATCTTATGAGACAAGCTACAGTTAATATGCATAAAGCCATAAACCTGGTTGGTTATTACTAATTCAAAATTAATCTCTTCAACtccccagagagagagagagaaggtttcacATACAGCCCACGAGTAAGGGTTTCTCATAGGCCAAAATATTTGTCATGTGGCAACTTGGAATGGAGCCCTACTTTTGAGAACAGGTATACTGCTCACACATCAAATTTCAACACAAAAAGAATGGGccacatggaaaaatagaacatTTAAAATCCAAGCCTTCCAAGAGGGTGAACCCTAATGCACGGTGATGTAGATCAAGCCACTAAAACGAGGGTGCAAAACTGGTCCAATATTGACCAATTCTGTCCCATCGAACCAGCCCTTAGCAGCCTGTTTTCCCCTAATCGAGCAGCACATAACTTGGAGATTCTGTCTATATTTCAATCCTAGTCAGCATGCTATTCTTTGGGAAGGTATTCAACCTTCACAAGCTTCCATCGATCCAGCCAGTTGTCCCACATTATTTTGGAAAGTGGAAGCTTCAAGGAGTCCAGATTTCATCCATTGAGCAGGCTATAAAGGGACCTTGTTCCCTCCTTCGATCACAAGGATCTCCTCCAGATTTTTTCTTCAAGAACCTCTGGAATCCTAGCCAGCTAAGCAAGTGATTGAAGATCTCAGCAACCTTCTAGAAGCCCTCAAGCTGTCCATCGAATTGCATAAGTTTTTCCTGTTTTATGTGTCAATTTagtttcttttgatgtattagGTTAAATTCCTTTTGTCATCGGttagtagtttctaatttattctttcttggttagcaagttagaagcCAAAATAGAAGGTTTTAACTCCagctttagtttcctaattcagAAGTCAGTTATGTAAAGCCTAAAAGAGGCACCCATTGATTGTAAGGACTAGTCAATGATAAATGAAAGAGAGAGCATTTAactgagaggtgagatgcctagaccttgaggggtgagatgtaCATTGCCTAACTCTTTTCCACCCTTCACAACTCCCCattgattcttttcttttctttgtttcccACTgctgtgagtgagtgagtgttATTAGAAGACTAATTGAAACCTGGAAGACCAGCTATCAACAAGGATCAAGGGCAGCCAAGCCAGACCAGATCGATCTCAAGGTGTCGGGGTTTTGAGGGTCAATTGATCCTGCCCACATGTCCTCACTTGAAAGTCAAATTTCAAAGCCCTTTTAGGGGTTTGTAGTCCCCACCAGGAGGGACACTCGACCGTCCTTGCTACCCCATCTGGGCAGCCAATAGCGTGCCGCAAGTTTACTCCCATGTTCTGCTGAAACCCTGGTTCAGCCAAGTGTTTTGTTGCTGTACTGCTGCATTGCTACAGCCTTGATTGGGGATCTCTTCAAGGGTTATTCAGATCTATTTTAGACCCTCTTTGATCAGGTGTGAAGCTTCTAAGTCCCTTTTACTTTGTGACCTCGATTAAAGCCCTAATTCTTCTCCACGAGGTTTTCTTTGGGTCTGAGATCTGAAACCAGATCTGATACTTGGGATGGAGTAATTATTATTGGGGTTGATATGCCTAGTGTGAACCCATCTTACATTGCACGGACTAGCAAGGTATCCACGCTAATATATGGGAAGGAAAATAAGAATTAGGCTCTAATATTGGACATGAATACCATGCCATACAATCCAAGGGTAAGCACAGCTGCCTCATCCTTCCTGCTTGGGTCATGCAAGGAACTTTGGCCAGAAAAGTAAATATTCTTTGGCTATCATTTTTCTAAGGGAGTGGAGGCCGGGGGGCATCCAACATGTTTTTATAACCTTCAGTTTTGTCGTAACTGTAGTAGCAAGGCAGCAACAAATTGAAGTATCCCCACCCTCCCCCTCCCTGTCCCtgtccccccaaaaaaatgttTTGGAGATGGGAGGGATACTTAAGACCCCAAAATATACAATTATGCCATGAATGCATGTATTTAATGCAGAACAATTTAAATTTAGGCCAGGTTTTAGTTTTGGGTGTTATTATTGTAACCGAAATATGAAGCTCAAAGTAAGGGTTTTAAAGGGTGcacaaaattaatatttttttagcgGGTCCCACTTCTAGAgtccaaatttaaaaaattatcttAGTTATCCAAGAGTCCTATTGTTAGTTATATTGGCTAGTAAGAGTTCtattaatttcagttgttaaaTTAGAGCAAGAGAGTGTTAAGAGTCCTAATGAGAGAAAACttcgttctctctctcccttacgGCTTCCAATTTCTACTCTTATTTCTTatcttccttcctttttttctccctctcaacAATTGTTTATCCTTCTCCCTTATTTTATCTCCCCCATAACACCCATCGATCCCTTTTTCCCTCCTCCATTCCACCTCATAAAATTCAAATACTCGACTATTTTATGACTCATTTTATGCTGGAAATTATTTATTCAGATCTAATGATTATTCTCTTAACTCTTAAGTGCATAAAAAATGCTAAGATGAAACAAGATGAACGTCAGgatgttacaacttacaacacAATTAAAAAGGACAAGGACAGAATACCGCACCTGCCAAGCAATGCCAGGCCAAGGTGCAAAGCCAGCAAATTGAAAATCTTGACAACATTACTTTCATGGCAACCAGATGCTGAGCATCAAGAAGAGCCATGTAACCTAGGTGATGGCTTGACAGCTATGGGCATTACCTTCAAATATTTATTAGGAAACAGTGGCAGTTTCAGCCATAAGATAAAGAAAGTTTCCACTAGATTAGCCCCATCCAGTTCATGGCCCATTTTACCCCATATGGCCCACGTCCTTATGTTGGTCCCATTCCAAAATACTAGATTTATCTAGAACattgctgaaattgaaagaaattATAATTCTCAACTCTCTACAATGTCTAGGCGATGATATATTTTCAGGAACAAGCAAATCATACTGATTTTACCCAGCACAAATGTCCCCACTGGCTCTGTGCGAGGGTATATACTCTCTAGCTAGCATAATGTTGATACCAAACAGCCAAAGTTGCACCCCTATGTCAAAAAAACTAAGCCACCATTATGGCCAACCCCACACAGTTTATGGAAGACCAAAATCTCAGAAGAAAAATCTCACCTAAACATGCCTCTGATAATGCTAGTGTAATCCAGCTCATCTTCGTCCTCATCAAAGGGCCTCCTTGCAGGCTGCTTCCTGGATTGGTGCTCTTGCTTAGCGACTCGCATTGGACCTTGCTTAGGATCCTTCACCTATAGTTTTCATACAAATGAGTATATATTTCTCGATATGATCCACTGGAAGGGGTGCATATGTGTATGTTACGAGACTCAGAGGAGCCGGGGAATATACACGTGCATCCGTGTGATGCAGGAGCATATGGGGTAACATTTGAGTGCTGTTAGCAGGAACTTCCTAGCATGTTCCCTATGCTTTTTTGGGACCCATATGCTCATCTGCACCAGTGTAtcaaagtgtgtgtgtgtgtgtgtgtgtgtgtgtgtgtgagagagagagagagagagagagagatcaaaacCTGAGGTTTGGAAGGCACTGCCTGTTTTGCCATAACCCTTGCTTTGTGAGGTTCTCGAATTTCCCTTTTCTGCTCCAAATGTTTCTTCTGAGCCACCGGATTTACCTTCGACAAGGCTGGTTTTTTAACAGCAGCCACATTATTTTTTGCACCTACTGTAGGTGCCTTCTTTTCCATGGTAGGAGCTGACATTTTAGAGGGAAAGCCTTTAGGCCCTACAGGCCTACCAGGACCATTTCCAGCATTACTACCAAGCTGCTTTCTAGGATCTGCAGAGGTCAAATTGGGTCTACAAGGAGCAGCCTTGTAAGGCCCTGCTTGAGACTGTATCTGGCGATTAATTGATAttggttttctttcttcatgACCATTAGAAACTGGCCTGCTTCCATGCTTGTCCATTGACTGCTTGTTGCTTTTCAATGAGACATGGGCTGATCGTGCATCTTCCACATCAGGAAAAAACCTATATAAGTTCccccaataaaaataaaatatttaaagcaATTGATGAAATTAAGTAGATCAACAACAAACCAGAGCTTGGGACAGAAACATTTCGAGGTGCAGGCTCTTTCGGAGGGGCAGGAAGCTCTGCGTCATCAGACAATAGGAAGGAATAATCACGGGCGTCCTTGAGCTTCTGTGCTTTAACTTTTAACTGCAACAGAAGAATAATCCACAATATCGATTACAGAGAATATCCATGAGTTTCAAAGTTACTCAAACAAGTTTAACAAATTGATCTTTTACCTCATTAACGACTCGATGTGCTTGGGTGTGTAAAGCAGGTTTTTTCCCTTCAGTGATTGAAGCAGGAGCTTTTTTGTTCTACATACAAAAGAGAGTATCATTAAAAGGAAGACTAGGGAACAGAAATAGTTGAAAAGATATCTCAAATCCTTCCCACCTCATATTAATGCATTACAACACATGTAAACACAGATAATTTAAAGGGGTCCAAAACTAACAATGGAAGTCCTCATTATGCTAAAAAGCAACCCAACCAAAAGAACCCAGCTGAGGCTTCTAAAGGTTAAGATGTCACCACTTTCACCTAATCACATGGCTTCATGATGAAACGGACCCCAACTAGAACACCACGAATCTGTAACAAATATCTAGGTTGGTTGGGTCCATGCATCCCCATCCAGTCAGGGATTGTCCCCATAATCAAGTGCCAGCCAAATGTACAGTAAAAGATTATTAGTAGTGAAACAATTACATAaatattttcatcattttcattatGATTTGCTTTGGTTTTCTGCagtgaaatcaaaatttgaCGTAAATCCTATCTCAAAGATTAGTACATAACTAAGTTTGGCAATCTAACTTTGGAACTATCTCATAACCAGACCTGACAAGGCCCTTAACCAACAGATAATTGACATGGTAATAAATTATAGATTAATAGAACACGAGTAAGAGAACAGGTCAGATGTGCAACATTATGTCCCTATCAGCTTTTGAAGCAAAAGGTTTTTGATACATACCCCAAGAGGATTCGTGATCCTGGAAGCCAAATGTTGGGTTTCTATCAGCGACTTGCTTTCTTGGATTACTCTTTGAGCAATAACAGGCTGTGAAGGGCCAAAAAAGGAGCCATAACTGCAAAGAAAGATCCACTGCAACATGAGGAATGACATCAACCACAAACAAGCTCCCAGAATGAAGACCATAAGATAGATAATCTCTATGACAATTAATAGATAAAATATGACATATTCATCACCAACGACCAGAGAATGAAATATTCACCACTTATCATAATGTTGTTTTTGCTCTCATTCTTCCATAAACAGGAAAATTTATTAGCACTTTTAAGAGGGGGCAGGTTGTTCCCCCAAGCTTATTTGGAAAGAAAGATACTTAAATCTACATTGATAGAGCTGTGCCCTAAACATAACCTGGAAAGAATTCCTTAACCACAGGTGACTGCCCTTACATGTACAATGAAGAGCCAGGCCATGACGCATGCCATCACAAACTTCACTAATTGATTAATTCCATAAGCCATCCTTAACTATCATGCCATCATTCACATGCATTAGAtcattatgcttttttttttcagggtgGACACATTCTTTAACAGTAGAACTGAAGGATTACAAACAATGAAATAGATCCCATCATAaataaatttcagtttatttatATACATGAAATTCCCAGTCCTGTCATCCAAAATTCATAGAACAGAGAATACATATAAGTAGATCAATAGGGATTTTCAGTCCTATCAGCAATAATTCATAGAATTGAAACACATGGAAACAATAATTGTTGTGTTTAATTCCTTGAAACCGTAAAATATGAGCAAGATGGTACTTGAGAAATTTAATGAGATACAAGAAAATAAGAGCCTTGGGAAAGAAATTATAAATCACTAACTTGTCATATGGAAGTCTTTTTTTATTCTCCAGAGACCCTTTAGAAACAGTAGCATAttccttcttcattttcttcctaaCAGATTCCTTTATCCGCTGCCTCAACTGAAGGTAATCAAGTTCCTCCTTTGTTGGCTTTcgatcttctttctctttttcttcttcttcttcatcttcttctctgtaATAATCCTCTTCCCATGCCTCGGCCTCCTCACCTTCCCCATCCTCTTCATACACATCTAAATCTTCATCATTTTGATGAAGCTcctaaacatttaaaaaaaaaaaaacataaataaatattaaacatATATAATCTCATTTAAATTCATTCTTTACAGAACAAATAAATAGTTTTTTCCATAAATCAACAGGACACTTACTCCTCTGCTATAACTCCGCATCTCTACGTTATATCTCCAAGAAATTTGCTTTACAGGTGCCAACAAGAATCCAGTGCCTGCATGATTGGCAAGGAAAAGTTTTATTCGGATCCTtccgaagagagagagagagagagatttagagaattttttttttctttgtaagagAAAATCACAGTATGTTGCATTAGATTGGATCATTTCGTTGAAATGCGGCAGGTTTTACGATTGCATGAGATCATCAAGTTGTGGCTGCTAACATTTCAAGAATCAAACCTGATTCCACCCCTGTTTCAGGAATCAAACCTGATCAGGAACATAATATGTGAATGGTGCTAACTGTTTCAGTATTCCTCAAACTGGGGTCATTCCATTGAAATGGGAGCTAGCTGTTTCGAGAATCTAGTAAAAAATTTCTATGGTAGAGGTCATTCCACTATGGGTTCTTAATCTTATTTTTAAACTTAAACTGCTCCAAATGAAGCTCGAATATATGTATTTTGAAAGCAAAAGGAACCAACAGAAGCTTTCAATAATAGAATAGTTGAACAATTATGGGGACTCTGATATGTAAGATCATCCATGTCCAATAGCTCTTTTGAGTGTCTCCTAGACAACTCCATTATGAAACTATCAGTATAGCACATCTTGTTGCTGCTGATGACTCGTCAAGAGGCGCATTTGGTGGCCTGCATGATCTAATTTTAGGCATCACTGGTGCTATTAGTTTAGAGGGGGTATAGGATGCGATCATAGTTGGCAAAAATaggaacggcaaaaaaagggaaacggaCAGTACAGGTTTTAACCGTGtagatttcaaaaaaaataggACCAAAAAATGGCATCATAATCCcataaaatgaggaaaaattacttgaacatttgcatctaatgttcaaaatcaaaacaattatAACATCCAaaattaatgcatatatatatatatatatatttttttttttgttgaccaTTATAAGTTCTTATGTATGTCATCCAACATCATACATCAAAAAAATATGCCATCCAacatcaatttcaaattcatatccATCTAAAAGAATTTCAAGCCTAGGACATAAATTCAAAAAAGTCGACCACCGAttagagagaaagggaaaagtAAATATACAGTATACGGTTGAAGGGTTATGGCTAGGGCTCTTCGTGGTCTTCAATAATGGTTTTATGACTTTATTGCAGATCTAATCCGGATCTCTACACCCCATTTGAttgaacaaataataataacaaggATGAATGTTCTCTAAGTAAGTGAGGTGAGAATGTATACCTTCTACTGCTATTACGCCAAAGCTGAAACCCTAAAAACGCCTCCTTTACCGCTTAGTTCTCTCCTCTGCACCCAACCAGAGCTGCTCTCTGAGTTTGTAGTTAAAATCTGGTACCAGATCGTAAGAAATCAAAGTGGAATGAGAGTTAAAAACTTTTAACAGAACTTTACAACCaaaaggatatatatatatatatagagagagagagagagagagagaacatatgCAAAACTTGATCAGGCGAAGGGGTTCTCAGAAAGAATAGAGAGAGTACCTTGTATCCTTTTAGGCCTATGATTTCAGGCGAAGGGATTCTCAGATAATACGATATACATTGGCTTGAAACTCGGGATCAGAAAGCTGTCGCGATTTTGAACCCTTCATTTCGCAGAGATACCATGTGAAGGAGATGAACGCTGCTGTTGCAACTTGTCGCAGTTTTGGGAGGAATAGAGGATGCCTTCGATCTGATATCTTCGATTTGGGGAGGGGTTCGCAGAAATGGCGCAAGGAAGGACGAAGGGAAAGGGTTAGGGTTTGCAGGAAACGTCGTTTTGATTTCCTTCGTATTGGGAGGTTTTGCGTTTTGCGTTTTGGTGTATTGTGAATTTTCCTTTCGAAATTCCAATTTTACGCTTGGAAAAAACgcatacgcgtttaaaacgaaGATCACAAGCAAATGGAAAAAGCGTTTTAAACAGATTTTAAAACGGAGATGATTGTCATTTGGTCTTGGGTAACACtctaataaaaatttgaaaattttacttgaaCCACCTTTGATATAAGATTTATTACAAATAGTTCTTGACCATTAGTCAATCACCTTTTAGTGACGATGCCATGAgtgaaaaaaatccaaaatgccCAAATTACCCTTTTAACGGGCGTGAAAATCCTTTTGCATTGAGTGCCGTGGTACGGTGAGTATTAGATGGCCGAGATGAACTCGAGGCATGTGCTCGAATGCTCTTGGGCATCTGATGCACACCGCACCATCGCAGTCATTGCAGAGAATGA
This genomic interval carries:
- the LOC122064642 gene encoding nucleolar and coiled-body phosphoprotein 1-like, producing MRSYSRGELHQNDEDLDVYEEDGEGEEAEAWEEDYYREEDEEEEEKEKEDRKPTKEELDYLQLRQRIKESVRKKMKKEYATVSKGSLENKKRLPYDNYGSFFGPSQPVIAQRVIQESKSLIETQHLASRITNPLGNKKAPASITEGKKPALHTQAHRVVNELKVKAQKLKDARDYSFLLSDDAELPAPPKEPAPRNVSVPSSDARSAHVSLKSNKQSMDKHGSRPVSNGHEERKPISINRQIQSQAGPYKAAPCRPNLTSADPRKQLGSNAGNGPGRPVGPKGFPSKMSAPTMEKKAPTVGAKNNVAAVKKPALSKVNPVAQKKHLEQKREIREPHKARVMAKQAVPSKPQVKDPKQGPMRVAKQEHQSRKQPARRPFDEDEDELDYTSIIRGMFRYNPDKFAGRDDEDSDMEANFEDILAEERKSARIAREEDERELRLIEEEERRERMKKKMQQRKQQLSRQ